In a genomic window of Thermosynechococcus sp. CL-1:
- a CDS encoding 50S ribosomal protein L32: protein MACPKKKTSKSKRSMRRAVWKRQAALQAQRALSIGKSILTERAQGFYFPEAEEENEDEQE from the coding sequence ATGGCCTGCCCCAAGAAAAAAACCTCGAAGTCCAAGCGCAGTATGCGCCGTGCGGTCTGGAAGCGCCAAGCTGCCCTTCAAGCGCAACGTGCCCTTTCCATTGGCAAGTCTATTTTGACCGAGCGCGCCCAAGGCTTCTACTTCCCTGAAGCTGAAGAAGAAAACGAAGACGAGCAGGAGTAA
- the crtG gene encoding 2,2'-beta-hydroxylase CrtG: MIPYNLSDPRLFGIMVGVMFLMVVSRLVLVAGFFSLVYVVARWTPLRKRRVNLRPYQRGQFWQEFGWSLVTAAIFALAGAIAAVMWQRGWTAVYLELNSLWDYIYFPLSIGLVLLLHETYYYWLHRWMHQPKIYRRVHRVHHHSIVASPWTAFSFHPWEAFLQAIFLPLIIVLVPLHPYAIVIQLSLMTVSSVINHLNLEIYPRGFAEHWLGQWLIGATHHSLHHSQFRCNYGLYFTFWDRWLGTESRDYLPLFRDRTQG, translated from the coding sequence ATGATTCCCTACAACCTCAGTGACCCCCGCCTCTTTGGCATTATGGTTGGGGTCATGTTTTTGATGGTGGTCAGCCGCCTCGTGCTGGTGGCCGGCTTTTTTTCGCTTGTATATGTGGTGGCTCGCTGGACGCCCCTGAGGAAACGGCGGGTCAATTTGCGCCCCTACCAGCGGGGGCAGTTTTGGCAGGAGTTTGGCTGGTCGTTGGTGACAGCGGCTATTTTTGCGTTGGCGGGGGCGATCGCCGCAGTGATGTGGCAGCGGGGCTGGACAGCGGTTTATCTAGAGTTAAATTCCCTTTGGGACTACATTTACTTTCCCTTGAGCATTGGCCTTGTGCTGCTGCTTCACGAAACCTATTACTATTGGCTCCATCGCTGGATGCACCAACCGAAAATTTATCGCCGTGTCCATCGGGTGCATCACCATAGCATTGTGGCCTCGCCTTGGACGGCCTTTTCATTTCACCCGTGGGAAGCGTTCCTACAGGCCATTTTCCTGCCGCTGATTATTGTGCTTGTGCCGCTGCACCCCTACGCGATCGTGATTCAGCTCAGCCTGATGACGGTCTCCAGTGTGATTAACCATTTGAATTTAGAGATTTATCCCCGTGGCTTTGCCGAGCATTGGTTGGGACAGTGGTTGATTGGCGCCACCCACCACAGTTTGCACCATAGTCAGTTTCGCTGTAACTATGGCCTCTATTTCACCTTTTGGGATCGGTGGCTGGGAACAGAGAGCCGCGATTACCTGCCCCTGTTTCGCGATCGCACCCAAGGCTAA
- a CDS encoding cation-translocating P-type ATPase has translation MSLSSSVDSHAPEVAILRVSGLRCAGCVRSLENQLKEQPGVDAAAVNLVTGTAVVTYSPAETTPSAIVESLNQGRFQATLAEANALLELPTASEETSLPRLAIALVLLVLSSVGHGIDLLPGHWPMLEAMIWHWGLATIALVLPGWEILREGMIGLFQRRPNMNTLVALGALGAYLISTVAWLWPALGWACFFDEPVMILGFILLGRSLEQRVRQQAQRDLRSLLALQPQQALWQPSLTASDRWPIPVSRIQVGDWLWVDAGEPFPADGTIVTGETLVDESMLTGESLPVAKGVGASVLAGSRNVGAAVTLRVERCGRASFLGQILDLVVQAQNRKAPVQQMADVVAGYFGYGVLALAAATALFWSAIAPHFFPEMTNSTPLLPLKLALSVLVIACPCALGLATPIALLVGTSHAAAKGLIIRGGDVLERSQQLDTIVFDKTGTLTTGELAVAEINLYGHYFSEEVLYLLASLECESHHPLAVAIQKAWAATGQTTELATVTEVETALGLGISGWIEGHYYQAGRLSWLRDQGVDCPSLEVETHVALACDRQLIAVVTFRDRLRPEAVSTVQALQAQGYAIHVLTGDTAKAAQQLLEPLGLPPTHLHTDLQPQQKLALIEGWQAQGKTVAMVGDGMNDAPALTAAQVGISLGTGTEVAIEAADIILTRNHLEDVLAVLSLSRTTFRKIQQNLLWAVAYNIVGLPLAAGVGLPLWGLSLTPGIAAACMAVSSIAVVLNSLSLSRAN, from the coding sequence GTGTCCCTAAGTTCAAGTGTTGATTCTCACGCCCCTGAGGTAGCCATCCTGCGGGTGAGCGGCTTGCGTTGTGCTGGCTGCGTGCGATCGCTGGAAAATCAGTTAAAAGAGCAGCCGGGCGTAGATGCTGCGGCAGTCAATCTGGTCACGGGAACCGCCGTTGTCACCTATTCCCCCGCTGAGACAACCCCCAGTGCCATTGTCGAGAGCTTAAACCAAGGCCGCTTTCAAGCCACCCTCGCAGAAGCCAATGCCCTTTTGGAACTGCCCACGGCCTCTGAGGAAACCTCTTTGCCAAGGTTAGCGATCGCCCTTGTGCTCCTTGTTCTCTCTAGTGTCGGCCACGGGATTGATCTGCTGCCGGGGCACTGGCCCATGTTAGAGGCGATGATCTGGCATTGGGGGCTAGCAACCATTGCCCTTGTCCTACCGGGGTGGGAGATTCTGCGGGAAGGAATGATAGGCCTGTTCCAACGTCGCCCGAATATGAATACGCTGGTGGCTCTTGGCGCCTTGGGGGCTTACCTCATTAGTACGGTGGCGTGGCTGTGGCCGGCCTTGGGGTGGGCGTGTTTCTTTGATGAACCGGTGATGATCCTTGGCTTTATTTTGCTGGGGCGATCGCTGGAGCAACGGGTACGTCAACAGGCACAACGGGACTTGCGATCGCTCCTTGCGCTTCAGCCACAACAGGCGCTATGGCAACCCAGTTTGACTGCTAGCGATCGCTGGCCCATTCCCGTCAGTCGTATCCAAGTCGGGGACTGGCTGTGGGTAGATGCTGGAGAACCCTTTCCTGCCGATGGCACGATTGTGACCGGGGAAACCCTGGTGGATGAATCCATGCTCACAGGGGAATCTTTACCGGTGGCCAAGGGGGTGGGGGCATCCGTTCTGGCGGGCAGTCGCAATGTTGGTGCTGCGGTCACCCTACGGGTGGAACGCTGTGGTCGTGCCTCATTTTTGGGGCAGATTCTAGACCTCGTGGTGCAGGCACAAAATCGCAAAGCACCGGTGCAGCAAATGGCGGATGTGGTAGCCGGCTATTTTGGCTATGGGGTGCTAGCCTTGGCAGCAGCAACGGCTCTCTTTTGGAGCGCGATCGCCCCCCATTTCTTCCCAGAAATGACCAATAGCACACCCCTATTGCCCTTAAAGCTAGCCTTGAGTGTTCTGGTGATTGCCTGTCCCTGTGCCCTTGGCCTTGCCACCCCGATCGCGCTGCTTGTGGGCACCAGTCACGCCGCTGCCAAAGGCTTAATTATTCGAGGCGGTGATGTTCTTGAGCGCAGTCAGCAGTTGGACACGATTGTGTTTGATAAGACGGGCACACTGACGACCGGTGAACTGGCAGTGGCCGAGATCAACCTCTATGGTCATTACTTTTCAGAGGAAGTGCTGTATCTGCTAGCCAGTTTAGAGTGCGAGAGTCACCATCCCCTTGCAGTGGCGATTCAGAAGGCGTGGGCTGCGACCGGCCAGACAACAGAGCTAGCAACGGTGACAGAGGTGGAAACTGCCCTCGGACTGGGGATCAGCGGTTGGATTGAGGGGCATTACTATCAGGCAGGTCGCCTCAGTTGGCTGCGTGATCAGGGGGTTGACTGCCCTTCCCTAGAAGTGGAAACCCATGTGGCCTTGGCCTGCGATCGCCAGTTGATTGCCGTTGTGACCTTTCGCGATCGCCTGCGCCCAGAGGCAGTGAGCACCGTTCAAGCCCTGCAAGCCCAAGGCTATGCGATCCATGTCCTGACGGGAGACACGGCTAAAGCCGCACAGCAACTCCTAGAACCGCTTGGCCTACCGCCAACGCATCTGCACACCGATCTTCAGCCGCAACAAAAGCTCGCCCTCATTGAAGGTTGGCAAGCCCAAGGCAAAACCGTGGCCATGGTCGGGGATGGCATGAATGATGCGCCAGCTCTAACGGCAGCTCAGGTGGGGATTAGCCTTGGTACGGGTACAGAGGTGGCCATTGAAGCAGCGGATATTATCCTCACCCGCAATCATCTAGAGGATGTGCTCGCTGTGCTGAGCCTTAGCCGCACCACCTTCCGCAAAATTCAGCAGAATCTTCTTTGGGCAGTGGCCTACAATATCGTCGGTTTACCCCTTGCAGCCGGTGTTGGATTACCCCTATGGGGCCTCAGTCTCACCCCCGGAATTGCTGCCGCTTGTATGGCCGTGAGTTCGATTGCCGTTGTCCTGAATTCCCTAAGCCTCAGTCGAGCAAACTAG
- a CDS encoding Uma2 family endonuclease yields MVTAKETGDRYFTPEEYFAWEEQQLEKHELIDGRVYAMAGGSKNHSIIKLNFGNLIKPHLRGRGCQVFNSDLRVNILHTTNFTYPDLSVTCDDRDRQSPFFITYPCLIVEVLSPATEAYDRGKKFDLYRRNPNLVDYVLASSEEMAIDIYQKNEVGDWLLRCYRAGDRVELRSIDLKVPIEQFYEDVDLSAPAVDTTAP; encoded by the coding sequence ATGGTGACTGCCAAGGAGACGGGCGATCGCTATTTCACACCAGAAGAATACTTCGCGTGGGAAGAGCAGCAGTTAGAAAAGCATGAGTTGATTGATGGTCGCGTCTATGCAATGGCGGGTGGTAGTAAGAACCACAGCATCATTAAACTGAACTTCGGCAATCTGATTAAGCCCCATCTACGGGGTCGTGGGTGTCAGGTATTTAACTCTGACTTGAGGGTGAATATCCTTCATACAACCAACTTTACTTATCCTGATCTGAGTGTCACCTGTGACGATCGCGATCGCCAGAGTCCCTTTTTCATCACTTATCCCTGTCTCATTGTTGAAGTGCTCTCACCCGCCACCGAAGCCTACGATCGCGGCAAAAAGTTTGATCTCTACCGTCGTAATCCCAACCTCGTGGATTATGTGCTCGCTAGCTCAGAGGAAATGGCGATCGACATTTACCAGAAAAATGAGGTGGGGGATTGGCTGCTGCGCTGCTACCGCGCGGGCGATCGCGTTGAGTTGAGGAGCATTGACCTCAAAGTGCCTATTGAACAGTTTTATGAAGACGTTGACCTCTCTGCCCCCGCCGTAGATACCACTGCTCCGTGA